GCGCCTTCTTTGAGCAGAGGACGCCCGGCTATCGCTATCGCGTCCTGCCAGTCCGCAACGTGTTCAACGTACTGGACTTTCTCGTTGTTTAACCACTTCGCCAGGTGTGACATCGCTTTAATCCCTCTCAGAATGCATGAGTATGTACAGTCAGTTTTTTTTAAATGCTCCCTTCACCCTTTTTAACTGCGCCTGCAGACCATATAAGCTCAGGATAATGAAGGACATGATTTTATTAAAAAACCCACTATTCATAGCGTTACGAAAAAATCAGTTGCTGACTGCGGGCGTAAGGTTATATTTCATCTTCGTCATCACATCTGTACATGTTGAAGATGTCTAGTCATCCTGATGATGTCCTTCGACGTGTACGGACACAACCTGTAAAGTTAAAATATTGCTGAACAGCCTTAACATCAGTGCCATTTTGATAAGTTGGTCACATATTGAGGTAGCCGAAGTAGTACTTGTCCGGCAATGTCAGGCAGAACTGTACTGACACGGATTGATGGCGTTTCACCTTCATGCATACAGGAAGACATTCGATGGTTGATGGCATCACAGAAAAGCAAAAAGAGGTTGTAGATTACATCCTCAATAAAATTAAGGATGATGGCCTTCGCCCCGGAGAAAAGCTGGATACCGAAATATCCATCGCAAAAAATATCGGTATTACCCGTGCGACGGTTCGTGAAGCGACACGTATTCTGATTGAGCAGCAGAGAATCTACCGCGTTAAAGGTTCAGGTATCTTTGTGGGTTCCACTGAAATAAGCAGCCAGGCACATCGATACCATGTGCTTTCACCGTTTGATTTTCAGGCGCAACGAAAAGGTCATAAAGGCGTCAGGAAAATCATTTCAGTCAGCATCATTAAGGTCCCATCAGCCGATATGGCGCAGGCGCTCCGTATTAAAAACAGCGATCAGATTTATAAAATTTTACGTCTGATGTGTTTCGATGATATCCCCGTAGCTCTCGAACATATTCATCTGCCGGTGAATATGTTTAATAGCCTTGAGTTCAGCAAGCTGGAAGTCTCAAAGTATGCCTATATTGAAGAGGTTACCGGTAAGAAAGTGCAGCTCAGGGATCAGCATCTGACGGCCGTGAACCTCACGGATTCACAGACCCTGACGCTGCTTAACTTAGCGGCAGGGGATGCGGTCATTCAGCTCAATGAGACGGTTTTCCTTGATGACGGTGTTCCCTGTGAAGTGAATGTGGCGATTATTAACACCCGACATTTCCCGTTGAAGCAAAATTCACAGCGGCCTTAGGTGTAATCAAGCTTTAGTCAACGAACTTTCCAGAAATAAAGGTTATTACTTTGCAAGGATATCGGTAGGTCAGTTCTCTCTCAATCATGAAGGTGGCGCTTTGATATGAAGACAAAATTCTGATGAGCAGCATGATTTTATCGCCCGCCTTCTGTGTCAGCAGGTTTAAAATGGCTTAAAGATTACAGGTGAACTCGATCTGTTTTACTCTTTTCAAATTACTTCAATAACTAATCAATCGCTCAATTCATTTATGAAAAAAAGCTCTAAATACGTTATTGCTTGATTCAAATCAAAGATTAATTAAATGCTACCTTGCAAAAAAATGATATCAGATAATTAATGTGCTCTTTGATAAAGAAAAGGAGTTCTCGATGGCTATTCCAGTTTACCTATGGCTTGAAGATGATGGCGGAATCCGCATAAAAGGAAATGTTGATTTGAATGGTAGGGAGGGGAGTATAGAAGTTAGCGAACTGATGCACTCCATTGAACAAGTTACCGATCCTTTGAACGGAAAAATTACTGCAAAAAGTTTGCATAGTTCTTATTCGTTTATGAAAGAAATCGATAATTCTTCTCCATTTCTTTACAAAGCTCTCTCTACAGGTCAGACATTAAAGTCAGCAGTCTTCAGATTCTATAGAATAAACTATAATGGACAGGAGCAAGAGTATTTCAGAAC
This DNA window, taken from Pantoea vagans, encodes the following:
- the tssD gene encoding type VI secretion system tube protein TssD — its product is MAIPVYLWLEDDGGIRIKGNVDLNGREGSIEVSELMHSIEQVTDPLNGKITAKSLHSSYSFMKEIDNSSPFLYKALSTGQTLKSAVFRFYRINYNGQEQEYFRTTLEEVKVIEIEPLMMDVKNHHWEKHNHAEYIDFLYKKITWHYLDGNVIHSDSWSERNA
- a CDS encoding GntR family transcriptional regulator: MVDGITEKQKEVVDYILNKIKDDGLRPGEKLDTEISIAKNIGITRATVREATRILIEQQRIYRVKGSGIFVGSTEISSQAHRYHVLSPFDFQAQRKGHKGVRKIISVSIIKVPSADMAQALRIKNSDQIYKILRLMCFDDIPVALEHIHLPVNMFNSLEFSKLEVSKYAYIEEVTGKKVQLRDQHLTAVNLTDSQTLTLLNLAAGDAVIQLNETVFLDDGVPCEVNVAIINTRHFPLKQNSQRP